AAAATCGCTAGGCGCACCCTCTCGATCGATGAGGTCAAAAAAGAGGCAGAGACGCTGATATCGACAGGCCATAGACATCTGCTGCTTGTCTCCGGCGAAGACCCTAAGGCAGTCACCGTCGATTCCCTCTGCGAAATCGCGAAATCGATTCGTCCCTCTTGCGCAAGCCTGTCTGTAGAAGTTCAGCCATTCGACGAATCAGGGTATCGAAAACTTTCCGAGGCCGGCGTCGATGGTGTGACTCTTTATCAGGAGACCTACGACCGCATCTCTTACGAAAAATTCCACCGCAGCGGTCCCAAAAAATTTTTCGAGGCAAGGCTTAGATCCGTGGATTCAGCCGGTGCAGCGGGGATGAGATTTTTGGGGCTTGGAGCTCTCCTCGGACTTTTCGACTGGAGGCAGGAGGCCCTGTCGCTGATCGCTCACGCCAGAGAGATGATGAAAAAGCATTGGAGATCGTTTGTTACGGTAAGCGTTCCCAGAATAAGGGACTGTTCATCATCCTTCAAAATGCCAAACCCGGTTACAGACAGAGATCTCGCTCACATGATCTGCGTCCTCAGGCTGGCGCTGCCGCGATGCGGAATCATCCTATCGACGAGAGAGCCGGCCGATCTCAGAAGAAACCTACTTCCTCTCGGAGTCACCCAGATGAGCGCAGGCTCGTGCACATCGCCTGGAGGATACACCTCGCAAGAAAAATCCGGCGAGCAATTTCATATGGAAGACCACAGAAAGGCCTCCGAAGTGGCAACCTCTCTGATCGAAATGGGATATGACCCGATCTGGAAGGACTGGGACAGCAACTTATTTGGAACCAACGGCTAACAATGGAGAATGCGATGAGAAAAGAATGGATAGCAAAACGTAGCGGCGATAAGATAAAAACGCAGATGTACTACGCGCGAAAAGGGATAATTACTGGAGAGATGAAGTACGTCGCTGAAAATGAATCCCTGCCCGCCGAAGATGTCCGCACCGCTATCGCAGCGGGAAGGATGGTAATACCCGCCAACATAAATCATCCCCATCTAATCCCATCGGGAATAGGAAAACTCTGCAGATGCAAAATCAATGCGAACATAGGAAACTCTTCTATTTCATCGGATATAGGATGCGAGCTCGGCAAACTGCGCCTCGCCGTTGCCTACGGCGCGGATGCAGTCATGGATCTGTCCACGGGAACCGATATAAATGAAATACGCGAGGCGATAGTCGCCGAAAGCAGCGTGCCGATAGGAACTGTTCCCATATACGAAGCAGCTGAGATGGTCGAAAATATAGAAGAGCTTACGGTCGATCAGCTGTTCAGCGTCATA
The sequence above is drawn from the Myxococcales bacterium genome and encodes:
- the thiH gene encoding 2-iminoacetate synthase ThiH; this translates as MKRPTTDTTTIQRAELETALSRISCESLSLGEIAVLLSHSADEHLETLAHAANELTRKIFGRTVKLYAPIYISNECINGCLYCGFNASSKIARRTLSIDEVKKEAETLISTGHRHLLLVSGEDPKAVTVDSLCEIAKSIRPSCASLSVEVQPFDESGYRKLSEAGVDGVTLYQETYDRISYEKFHRSGPKKFFEARLRSVDSAGAAGMRFLGLGALLGLFDWRQEALSLIAHAREMMKKHWRSFVTVSVPRIRDCSSSFKMPNPVTDRDLAHMICVLRLALPRCGIILSTREPADLRRNLLPLGVTQMSAGSCTSPGGYTSQEKSGEQFHMEDHRKASEVATSLIEMGYDPIWKDWDSNLFGTNG